The Legionella sp. PATHC032 genome has a window encoding:
- a CDS encoding TspO/MBR family protein, which yields MNKKSWMELIAWIITFEAIGFFLGMLTQANIPSWYLGLNKSNLTPPGPVFSIVWSILYALLAITGWVLWRSRNESEMRSVFYLYSLQMLMNWAWTPLFFVLHWTGLSFLWILVMTSLTGLLIFSLTNKKKSIAILLLPYLVWLLFAAYLNGMIWLLN from the coding sequence TTGAACAAAAAAAGTTGGATGGAACTGATCGCTTGGATAATTACCTTTGAAGCAATTGGATTTTTTTTAGGAATGCTGACGCAAGCGAATATTCCCTCTTGGTATTTAGGGCTCAATAAATCCAATTTAACTCCCCCTGGACCAGTATTTTCAATAGTATGGTCAATTTTATATGCTCTTCTTGCAATAACTGGTTGGGTTTTATGGCGCTCTCGAAATGAGTCTGAGATGCGATCCGTATTTTATTTATATTCATTACAAATGCTGATGAATTGGGCATGGACCCCACTTTTTTTTGTACTGCATTGGACTGGGCTTAGCTTTTTATGGATTCTTGTGATGACGAGCCTCACTGGGCTTCTGATTTTTAGCCTAACAAATAAGAAAAAAAGCATCGCTATATTGTTACTCCCCTATCTCGTTTGGCTTCTTTTTGCAGCCTATCTCAATGGCATGATATGGCTTCTCAATTAA
- a CDS encoding cryptochrome/photolyase family protein produces the protein MTVALVWFRQDLRLTDNPAFIEACSHHEIVIPLYVYDEKCSVLGQAQAWWLHHSLIALGKLLNQQGLSLVLRKGNPLDIILELVTQYGVKSVYWNRCYDPQIIARDKIIKAALVDKGVKVQSFNGSLLHEPWTIKNKNGDFFKVFTPYWKQCRQILDIPSPVMLIKRPRGVEIANDDIQEWKLLPNINWAARFSEFWTPGEEGAQRKLDEFIVHHLNGYKRNRDFPAKNATSRLSPHLHFGEISPWAILRALELAKLEHTCDLASVEHFLSELGWREFSVYLLYHFPKLDCENFRKEFDAFPWQNDAQLLTRWQKGITGYPIIDAGMRELWATGYMHNRVRMIVASFLTKDLLIDWRSGAQWFLDTLVDADLANNSASWQWVAGCGADAAPYFRIFNPVLQSQKFDPDGVYIRQWVPELAHLSSQLIHQPWADADTNSIILRKKYPKPIIDHQEARAKALSYYQQLKKGMDLQEIN, from the coding sequence ATGACTGTTGCTCTTGTGTGGTTTCGTCAAGATTTAAGGTTGACTGATAATCCCGCCTTTATCGAAGCATGTTCTCATCATGAGATTGTAATCCCTCTTTATGTTTATGATGAGAAATGCAGTGTTTTAGGACAAGCCCAAGCCTGGTGGCTCCACCATAGCCTAATTGCTTTAGGCAAATTGTTAAACCAACAGGGTTTAAGCCTTGTTCTTCGCAAAGGAAATCCCCTAGACATTATTCTAGAATTAGTCACCCAGTATGGTGTGAAATCAGTCTATTGGAATCGCTGCTACGACCCACAAATCATTGCGCGCGATAAAATAATTAAGGCGGCTTTAGTTGACAAAGGAGTTAAGGTTCAGAGTTTCAATGGGAGTTTGCTTCATGAACCATGGACAATTAAAAATAAAAATGGGGATTTTTTTAAGGTTTTTACTCCTTACTGGAAACAATGTCGACAAATTCTTGATATCCCCTCACCCGTTATGCTTATTAAACGCCCCAGGGGAGTCGAAATTGCAAACGATGACATTCAAGAATGGAAGTTATTGCCAAACATAAATTGGGCAGCACGATTTTCCGAATTTTGGACTCCTGGAGAAGAGGGCGCACAAAGAAAATTGGATGAGTTTATTGTTCATCACCTTAACGGATATAAAAGGAATCGCGATTTTCCAGCAAAAAATGCGACCTCACGTTTGTCTCCTCATTTGCACTTTGGTGAAATAAGCCCCTGGGCTATTTTAAGAGCGCTGGAGTTGGCTAAACTGGAACATACCTGTGATCTGGCGTCCGTAGAGCATTTTTTATCAGAGCTGGGGTGGAGAGAATTTTCGGTCTATCTGCTCTATCACTTCCCCAAGCTGGATTGTGAGAATTTCAGAAAGGAATTTGATGCATTCCCCTGGCAAAATGATGCGCAATTATTAACCCGTTGGCAAAAGGGAATAACCGGGTATCCTATCATTGATGCTGGAATGAGAGAATTATGGGCCACCGGATACATGCACAACCGCGTTCGCATGATTGTCGCATCATTTCTTACCAAAGATTTACTGATTGATTGGCGTTCAGGCGCACAGTGGTTTTTAGACACCCTAGTCGATGCGGATCTAGCGAATAACAGCGCGAGCTGGCAATGGGTAGCCGGATGTGGTGCAGATGCAGCGCCTTATTTCCGTATTTTCAATCCTGTATTACAAAGCCAAAAATTTGACCCAGATGGCGTTTACATACGTCAATGGGTCCCTGAACTTGCCCACTTAAGTAGTCAGTTAATTCATCAACCCTGGGCAGATGCTGACACCAATTCCATTATTTTAAGAAAAAAATATCCCAAACCCATCATTGATCACCAGGAAGCGAGAGCGAAAGCATTGAGTTATTATCAGCAATTAAAAAAGGGAATGGATTTACAAGAGATTAACTAA
- a CDS encoding LrgB family protein encodes MPNSILSESIIQTFFWSLITIGMYFITQKLYRRWPFWWLMPLALTPILVASIILLLHVNYQDYFRGTKWLVLLIGPATVAFAIPIYEKRALIRQHWPVLLIGVIVGSFTAIVSSWGLAILLGLDDNLRLSLLPRSISTPFAIEISRGIGATPDLTAIFVVVTGILGAILGEFMLSRLPFHSALARGALLGVGAHAAGTAQAHKIGNTEGAIASLAMILVGLFNIFLLPLVSYLLI; translated from the coding sequence ATGCCAAACAGCATTCTCTCTGAATCCATAATACAGACATTTTTCTGGTCGCTCATCACAATAGGCATGTATTTTATTACCCAGAAACTATATAGAAGGTGGCCCTTTTGGTGGTTAATGCCACTTGCTTTAACACCAATACTGGTTGCCAGCATAATTCTTTTACTGCATGTAAACTACCAGGACTATTTCCGCGGAACAAAATGGCTAGTATTGTTAATTGGTCCTGCAACTGTAGCCTTTGCCATTCCCATTTATGAAAAACGTGCCCTCATTCGCCAGCATTGGCCAGTACTTTTAATTGGCGTGATTGTAGGAAGTTTCACTGCCATAGTATCCAGTTGGGGATTGGCAATCCTTCTTGGTCTTGATGATAATTTACGTTTAAGTCTGCTCCCTCGCTCTATCAGCACACCGTTTGCGATAGAAATCTCACGCGGAATTGGTGCGACACCTGATTTGACTGCGATTTTTGTTGTTGTTACAGGAATATTGGGAGCTATTCTCGGCGAGTTCATGCTGTCACGCCTGCCTTTTCATTCGGCTCTTGCCAGAGGCGCACTTTTAGGGGTTGGAGCCCATGCGGCAGGAACCGCTCAGGCTCATAAAATAGGAAATACAGAAGGCGCAATTGCCAGTTTGGCTATGATCTTAGTGGGTCTCTTCAATATATTTCTTCTCCCTTTGGTCAGTTATCTTTTGATATAA
- a CDS encoding CidA/LrgA family protein: MAKKIQQNSFFQIILVGLFWLASELLLKLVKLPLSGGILGLGIVLLLLATNCLKLNRIRRGAELLLANMLLFFIPGVLAILEHQEFIGLLGLKILFIILLSTIMVMLVTALVVDYCYRWRTHHAKQHSL, translated from the coding sequence ATGGCAAAAAAAATTCAGCAAAATTCATTTTTTCAAATAATCTTGGTCGGCTTATTTTGGTTGGCTAGCGAGCTACTGCTCAAACTGGTCAAGCTTCCTTTGTCCGGAGGAATCCTTGGATTGGGAATTGTTTTACTGCTTTTAGCAACGAATTGCTTAAAATTAAATCGTATAAGACGGGGGGCTGAATTACTCCTTGCCAATATGTTACTTTTTTTTATCCCAGGTGTACTTGCAATACTAGAACATCAAGAATTTATCGGCCTTTTAGGTCTTAAAATTCTCTTCATTATTCTGCTCAGTACAATCATGGTGATGCTAGTCACTGCTCTTGTTGTTGATTATTGCTATCGTTGGAGAACGCATCATGCCAAACAGCATTCTCTCTGA
- a CDS encoding LysR family transcriptional regulator: MEFKLLQTFIEVVRQGSFSKAAENLFATQSTVSKAIKQLEEELGITLIERLKKRNVPTTAGEIVYQRGTKLLADRDDLLKELDEIRGLKQGRLRLGISPVGSSTLFAPLFVLYRQRYPGIEVELVEHGSDKLAECLRAGEIDFAGTLLPISEEFDCQLVRSEPLVALLASEHPLATKHCISLPELKEIPFILFGSGFALHRIILDACRHAGFEPKVVAQSSQIDFMLELVAAGLGVTFLPRMIATQRHTPQIRSLLLNGSEFQWNIAMTWRRNSYLSEAAKAWLALVREVHVDN, translated from the coding sequence ATGGAATTTAAACTGCTTCAGACTTTTATAGAGGTTGTACGGCAGGGTAGTTTTTCCAAAGCGGCTGAAAATCTCTTTGCGACCCAGTCTACCGTGAGTAAAGCCATAAAACAGCTTGAAGAGGAGTTAGGTATCACGCTGATTGAGCGGCTTAAAAAGCGTAATGTACCAACCACAGCGGGCGAAATTGTTTATCAACGAGGAACCAAACTGCTGGCTGATCGAGATGATCTTCTTAAAGAATTAGATGAAATCCGAGGTTTGAAACAAGGTCGACTACGTTTGGGTATTTCTCCCGTGGGTAGCAGTACTTTATTTGCTCCTCTTTTTGTTCTATACAGACAACGTTATCCAGGCATTGAAGTAGAGCTTGTTGAACATGGCAGCGATAAGCTGGCAGAGTGTTTGCGTGCAGGAGAGATAGATTTTGCTGGAACCTTATTACCCATTTCCGAAGAATTTGATTGCCAATTAGTACGCTCTGAACCATTGGTTGCGCTCCTGGCCTCTGAACATCCATTAGCAACCAAACATTGCATTTCTCTACCAGAACTTAAGGAAATACCTTTCATCCTTTTTGGCAGTGGCTTCGCGTTACATCGGATTATATTGGATGCGTGCCGTCACGCTGGTTTCGAACCCAAGGTAGTGGCTCAAAGTAGTCAGATTGATTTTATGTTGGAGCTTGTTGCAGCAGGTCTTGGGGTTACTTTTTTGCCACGGATGATTGCCACTCAAAGGCATACTCCACAAATACGCTCTCTTCTACTTAATGGAAGTGAGTTCCAATGGAATATTGCCATGACCTGGCGTAGAAACTCTTATCTCTCTGAGGCGGCGAAAGCTTGGTTGGCTTTGGTCCGCGAAGTGCATGTTGATAATTAG
- the yacG gene encoding DNA gyrase inhibitor YacG — translation MNNQQKIKCPICDKKNTWRPDNQFRPFCSERCKLIDLGEWASESRKIPGSSIDPESMVTTDNKQDNLDEQ, via the coding sequence ATGAACAACCAGCAAAAAATTAAATGCCCCATATGTGACAAAAAAAATACCTGGCGTCCTGATAACCAGTTCAGACCTTTTTGTTCTGAACGATGCAAGCTAATCGATTTAGGCGAATGGGCTAGCGAAAGCCGAAAAATTCCTGGAAGCTCTATTGATCCTGAGTCTATGGTGACAACCGATAATAAGCAGGATAATTTGGATGAGCAGTAG
- a CDS encoding 5-(carboxyamino)imidazole ribonucleotide synthase: MKLGILGGGQLARMLALAAYPLGIKAVCLDPSPDACAGQLTKLIVSDFNDELALKQFLSEVDCVTIETENIPFSCAEFIAQIKPFYPSTQALKITQDRLYEKNFFRSLNIPTPEFLPVESEGELMQAITDIGMPAVLKTRRFGYDGKGQYVLRAQSDISKSWNMLGSQPLILEELISFESEFSLIAVRNKSGETSFYPLIKNHHRKGILHFSEAPVHHDTLQQEAQGHAIKILEALNYVGVLTIEFFYRGNQLIANEIAPRVHNSGHWTIEGAHTSQFENHLRSLFDLPLGSTEVPGSCFLLNCIGNLLPLEPCLSIPGVHYHTYGKTPRPDRKVGHVTLVDTHWNRYAKSKDTLLQISSAAESEKPSDDSR, translated from the coding sequence ATGAAGCTTGGTATTCTAGGTGGCGGCCAACTTGCAAGAATGTTGGCATTAGCAGCATATCCTTTAGGGATTAAGGCTGTCTGCCTGGATCCCAGCCCTGATGCTTGTGCTGGTCAACTCACCAAGCTGATAGTCTCTGATTTTAATGATGAATTGGCTTTAAAACAATTTTTGTCAGAAGTGGATTGCGTCACAATAGAAACCGAAAATATACCATTTTCTTGTGCCGAATTCATTGCCCAAATAAAGCCTTTTTATCCATCAACCCAAGCTTTGAAAATTACTCAAGACAGATTATATGAAAAAAATTTTTTCAGGTCTCTGAATATTCCTACTCCAGAATTTTTACCAGTTGAATCTGAAGGTGAGTTGATGCAGGCTATTACGGACATAGGAATGCCTGCCGTGTTAAAAACAAGAAGGTTTGGCTATGATGGCAAAGGACAGTATGTTTTACGAGCCCAATCAGATATATCAAAAAGCTGGAACATGTTAGGCAGTCAGCCTCTCATTCTTGAAGAGTTAATTTCCTTTGAAAGTGAATTTTCGCTAATTGCTGTTCGCAATAAGAGTGGTGAAACAAGCTTCTACCCATTGATTAAAAATCACCACAGAAAGGGCATTTTACATTTCTCAGAAGCCCCTGTTCATCACGATACTTTACAACAGGAAGCACAAGGTCATGCTATCAAAATTTTAGAAGCCCTGAATTATGTCGGTGTGCTTACCATTGAGTTTTTTTATCGAGGCAATCAATTGATAGCTAATGAGATAGCACCACGCGTTCATAATTCTGGCCACTGGACTATCGAGGGAGCGCATACCAGCCAATTTGAAAATCATCTGCGCTCTCTTTTTGATTTGCCCTTGGGAAGTACTGAAGTGCCAGGCTCTTGTTTTTTATTAAATTGCATTGGTAATCTGCTGCCATTGGAACCCTGTTTATCCATTCCGGGAGTTCATTATCACACTTATGGAAAAACACCCCGACCAGATCGCAAGGTAGGTCATGTTACCCTTGTGGATACTCACTGGAACCGTTACGCAAAAAGTAAAGACACGCTCCTTCAAATTTCATCAGCAGCGGAGAGTGAAAAACCAAGCGACGACAGTCGATAA
- the purE gene encoding 5-(carboxyamino)imidazole ribonucleotide mutase: MKPMLIGLIMGSQSDWQTLMHAAQTLDILEIGYETEIVSAHRTPDKLFQYAEQAEARGLEVIIAGAGGAAHLPGMVAAKTSLPVLGVPVMSQTLNGIDSLLSIVQMPAGIPVGTLSIGKAGAINSALFAAAILANKYPDIRAALKRYREQQTQKVLNNPNPKEEKS; encoded by the coding sequence ATGAAACCCATGTTAATAGGTCTTATTATGGGTTCTCAAAGTGATTGGCAAACATTGATGCATGCGGCTCAAACACTGGATATTTTAGAAATTGGTTATGAGACGGAAATTGTCTCTGCTCATAGAACACCCGACAAACTTTTCCAGTATGCGGAACAGGCTGAGGCAAGAGGTTTGGAAGTGATTATTGCTGGTGCAGGAGGAGCGGCTCATCTCCCTGGCATGGTAGCCGCCAAAACATCATTGCCTGTTTTAGGTGTTCCCGTCATGTCACAGACTTTGAATGGAATCGATTCCTTGTTATCTATTGTACAAATGCCAGCAGGTATACCTGTAGGCACTTTATCGATAGGCAAAGCAGGGGCTATCAACTCCGCGCTGTTTGCTGCTGCAATTCTTGCTAATAAATACCCCGATATTCGAGCTGCCTTAAAACGCTATCGAGAACAACAAACACAAAAAGTGCTCAATAATCCAAACCCTAAAGAGGAAAAATCATGA
- a CDS encoding DUF6671 family protein, with amino-acid sequence MRYQNQHVLLASKHKKEKAIQPPFEEKLGCRIHVPADYDTDQFGTFTGEIPRKASAYDTLIQKAKAAAQQFGYRYVISSEGSFGPHPQLYFCPADTELMAFVDLENDLIIAEHELSTETNYSHIDISTQDDYEAFLNKAKFPSHGIIVRALNSEENYIQKGICELRQLKTAIKKAFTCSTTIRLETDMRAMMNPLRMNTINKLAVKLVRRIQQHCPQCHTPGFGKISAEGHLACISCGTPTELYHKKVLNCLKCEFKTYQARDDGLEFADQRYCPYCNP; translated from the coding sequence ATGCGCTATCAAAATCAGCATGTTTTATTGGCCTCAAAACATAAAAAAGAAAAAGCGATTCAGCCGCCTTTTGAGGAGAAATTAGGTTGCCGTATCCATGTTCCTGCCGATTATGATACTGATCAGTTCGGCACCTTCACCGGAGAAATACCAAGAAAAGCCTCAGCCTATGATACATTAATTCAAAAAGCCAAAGCCGCAGCCCAACAATTTGGGTACCGTTATGTTATATCCAGTGAAGGGAGTTTTGGACCACATCCCCAGCTTTATTTTTGTCCTGCGGATACTGAATTGATGGCCTTTGTTGATTTGGAGAATGATTTAATTATTGCAGAGCACGAATTATCTACAGAAACAAATTATAGTCATATTGATATTAGTACCCAAGATGACTATGAAGCATTTCTCAACAAAGCAAAATTTCCAAGTCACGGTATTATTGTTCGGGCCTTAAATAGTGAAGAAAATTATATTCAAAAAGGAATATGTGAGCTTAGGCAACTTAAAACAGCCATTAAAAAAGCGTTTACATGCAGTACGACTATCCGCCTTGAAACCGATATGCGAGCCATGATGAATCCACTTCGGATGAATACAATTAATAAACTTGCTGTAAAACTGGTTCGTCGCATTCAGCAACATTGCCCTCAATGCCATACTCCGGGGTTTGGAAAAATCTCGGCAGAAGGTCATTTAGCTTGCATTTCTTGTGGAACACCAACAGAACTTTACCACAAAAAAGTTTTAAATTGTCTAAAATGTGAATTTAAGACTTATCAAGCGCGAGACGATGGACTAGAATTTGCTGACCAAAGGTATTGTCCTTATTGTAATCCTTAA
- a CDS encoding DUF190 domain-containing protein, translating into MNIIQVSEKKDMNITLHPMKKIEVIVSGENENMVATMMEKANISGFTLLRNVSGKGHHGFHEGKILFNDKASFVMFIAVAPEEAIANIALGMKTLFQKNSGVMFVSDVSVARVDYFS; encoded by the coding sequence ATGAATATAATTCAAGTGTCCGAGAAAAAAGACATGAATATCACCTTACATCCGATGAAAAAGATCGAAGTAATCGTTTCGGGCGAAAATGAAAATATGGTCGCTACCATGATGGAGAAGGCAAATATTTCAGGTTTTACTTTATTGAGAAATGTCTCTGGAAAAGGACATCATGGGTTTCATGAAGGTAAAATATTGTTTAACGACAAAGCTTCATTCGTCATGTTTATTGCCGTAGCGCCTGAGGAAGCCATTGCTAATATTGCACTTGGTATGAAAACTCTATTCCAAAAAAACTCTGGCGTCATGTTTGTTTCTGATGTTTCTGTTGCTAGAGTCGATTATTTTTCTTAG
- a CDS encoding DUF2309 domain-containing protein: MNHITLVKTEINNENQAAQFNHKVDNDVMIIRAMVNNVAKQITPVWPLEKFIACNSLHGFESMTFEEAVLLNQTAKKDTPFNENLERVNWHMIKWCGSFLDIGQGTIEMPHRDKGLYFGFLKLAPFDSALHQNNKSTKNWLSNLPEKPEQSIRLCLDKLGVLNQKQEEFLQTTLSHLPGWAGYIKWISEWKNRNSKNENPVSLVDFLAVRLVITCVLWPEASQEEKKKKKDSADTKQLIQNIKNKEDDYRQLLLKKLLPELNKVHIKENRANAQMVFCIDVRSEPFRRCIEKLGHYETLGFAGFFGLPVSIRDYDGETIKDSCPVLLNPRFNIYEKAIAANEHCIEHHEKGKEFKNILNRVYQQLKYNFSTPFALVESLGIWCGITMLLKSCIPLFARRINKDLNEMICPSIQTQPVFELDLLDKEAGISLQEQIAYAEMALRLMGLTENFAKFVIFCGHGSSTQNNPYASALDCGACGGNQGGKNAQLLASILNKITVRRALAENGINIPQDTVFYGAQHDTTTDEVEIYHSNVSQFIHQDILDQLKTDLKIAKHNNNLERINYLNSIGYAEKDIARRSTDWSETRPEWGLARNAAFIVAPRQLTKNINLEGRCFLHSYDWSQDKDGALLETILTAPMVVAQWINTQYLFSTIDNVAYGSGSKITHNVAGKIGVMQGNASDLMHGLPLQSVMSHDDKSFHEPQRLLTIVYAPREIISGLVEKHDILKTLFFNEWVHLVAIDPRNHLFYQLEKTNTWTLIQ, translated from the coding sequence ATGAACCACATCACGCTAGTAAAAACCGAGATTAACAATGAAAATCAAGCGGCCCAATTTAACCACAAAGTCGATAATGATGTCATGATTATCCGGGCCATGGTAAATAATGTTGCAAAACAAATTACACCTGTATGGCCTCTGGAAAAATTTATTGCCTGCAATTCCTTGCATGGTTTTGAATCCATGACCTTTGAAGAAGCCGTCCTGCTAAACCAAACAGCGAAAAAGGATACTCCATTTAATGAAAACCTGGAAAGAGTCAATTGGCACATGATCAAATGGTGTGGAAGCTTTCTGGACATTGGACAAGGTACGATTGAAATGCCTCATCGTGATAAAGGTTTATATTTTGGTTTTTTAAAGCTAGCCCCTTTTGACAGTGCACTGCATCAAAACAATAAATCAACAAAGAACTGGTTATCTAACCTGCCAGAAAAACCTGAGCAATCTATCCGCCTTTGCCTTGACAAACTTGGTGTATTAAACCAAAAACAAGAGGAGTTTCTCCAAACAACATTGTCTCACTTACCTGGATGGGCTGGATATATTAAATGGATAAGCGAATGGAAAAACCGAAATAGCAAGAATGAAAACCCTGTAAGCCTTGTCGATTTTCTTGCGGTGAGGCTAGTCATCACCTGCGTATTATGGCCAGAAGCAAGCCAGGAAGAAAAAAAAAAGAAAAAAGATAGTGCAGATACTAAACAACTTATTCAAAATATAAAGAATAAAGAAGATGATTACAGGCAATTGCTTTTAAAAAAGCTTTTGCCTGAGTTAAACAAAGTTCATATAAAAGAAAATAGAGCTAATGCCCAGATGGTTTTTTGTATTGATGTACGTTCAGAACCGTTTCGGCGTTGTATAGAAAAACTGGGGCACTACGAGACGTTGGGATTTGCAGGATTCTTCGGTTTACCTGTAAGCATCAGGGATTATGACGGTGAAACAATAAAAGACTCCTGCCCCGTACTATTAAACCCACGGTTTAATATCTATGAAAAAGCAATTGCTGCAAATGAACATTGCATAGAGCATCATGAGAAAGGTAAAGAATTTAAAAATATTTTGAACAGGGTCTATCAGCAATTAAAGTATAATTTTTCAACCCCATTTGCCTTGGTAGAATCATTAGGAATTTGGTGTGGGATTACCATGCTCCTAAAATCATGTATTCCACTTTTCGCCAGGCGCATTAACAAAGACTTAAACGAAATGATATGTCCATCCATTCAAACACAGCCCGTTTTTGAATTGGATTTATTAGACAAAGAGGCAGGGATCTCACTTCAAGAACAAATTGCCTATGCTGAAATGGCATTGAGACTCATGGGACTGACTGAAAATTTTGCTAAATTTGTTATTTTCTGTGGTCATGGCAGCTCTACTCAAAATAATCCTTATGCTTCAGCTCTGGATTGTGGCGCTTGTGGAGGCAATCAAGGTGGAAAAAATGCGCAATTACTAGCGTCTATCCTCAATAAAATAACAGTGAGAAGGGCTCTAGCAGAAAATGGAATCAATATTCCTCAAGATACTGTGTTTTATGGCGCACAACATGACACGACGACGGATGAAGTTGAAATTTATCATTCAAATGTCAGTCAATTTATTCACCAAGATATCCTGGACCAGCTTAAAACTGACCTAAAAATAGCTAAACACAATAACAACTTAGAACGAATTAACTATTTAAATTCTATAGGCTACGCAGAGAAAGACATTGCGCGAAGAAGCACAGATTGGTCGGAAACAAGACCTGAATGGGGACTTGCTCGCAATGCGGCTTTTATTGTAGCACCTCGCCAACTGACAAAAAACATTAATCTGGAAGGGCGTTGTTTCTTACACTCTTATGACTGGTCCCAGGACAAGGACGGTGCTTTGCTTGAAACAATTTTGACTGCGCCTATGGTGGTTGCCCAATGGATTAATACTCAATACCTGTTTTCAACAATCGACAACGTCGCATATGGAAGTGGCAGTAAAATCACTCATAATGTCGCTGGAAAAATTGGAGTGATGCAAGGCAATGCCAGTGATTTAATGCATGGATTGCCACTACAATCTGTCATGAGCCATGATGACAAATCCTTTCATGAGCCACAACGCCTATTAACTATAGTGTATGCTCCTCGCGAAATCATCAGTGGATTAGTTGAAAAACACGATATCTTAAAAACCTTGTTTTTTAATGAATGGGTTCATTTGGTAGCGATTGATCCACGAAATCACTTGTTTTACCAGTTAGAGAAAACCAATACATGGACTTTAATTCAATAA